A stretch of Triticum aestivum cultivar Chinese Spring chromosome 1D, IWGSC CS RefSeq v2.1, whole genome shotgun sequence DNA encodes these proteins:
- the LOC123171433 gene encoding leucine-rich repeat protein 1-like, whose product MAPTAAGARLPLSLTVFMAVATTMLLAPAEAGLYGDRDALMALRRGLQDPDGALRSWSPELGNMNPCINWSHVTCDRVANRVTEIVIGFVNLSGPLSPELGKLGQLTKLWISYTNIQGTIPEELGNLENLNSMHLHNNSLSGQIPASLGKLKSLKQLHLQQNRLTGPIPSELDGLSDQTSVNLSSNDLCGPIPTDGPFKNMNSSLADNPRLGGNC is encoded by the exons ATGGCGCCCACGGCGGCCGGAGCCCGACTGCCCCTGTCGCTGACCGTCTTCATGGCGGTCGCGACGACCATGCTGCTGGCGCCCGCGGAGGCTGGCCTGTACGGCGACCGTGACGCGCTCATGGCCCTGCGGAGAGGCCTACAGGACCCTGACGGCGCGCTGCGTTCCTGGAGCCCGGAGCTGGGGAACATGAACCCCTGCATCAACTGGTCCCACGTCACCTGCGACCGCGTGGCCAACCGCGTCACCGAGAT AGTAATCGGGTTTGTGAACCTGTCCGGACCTCTGTCGCCGGAGCTGGGCAAGCTGGGCCAGCTAACCAAACT GTGGATTTCGTACACCAATATCCAAGGAACAATCCCTGAAGAGCTGGGCAACTTGGAGAACCTGAACTCCATGCACCTGCACAACAACAGCCTCTCGGGGCAGATACCCGCATCGCTCGGGAAACTCAAGTCTCTGAAACAGCT GCACCTTCAACAGAACCGCTTGACCGGCCCGATCCCCAGCGAGCTGGATGGGCTGTCCGACCAGACGAGTGT GAATCTCTCAAGCAACGATCTGTGCGGCCCGATTCCGACAGATGGTCCCTTCAAGAACATGAATTCCAGCCTCGCCGACAACCCGCGGCTGGGCGGCAACTGCTAG